In Cervus canadensis isolate Bull #8, Minnesota chromosome 6, ASM1932006v1, whole genome shotgun sequence, one DNA window encodes the following:
- the SOCS4 gene encoding suppressor of cytokine signaling 4 codes for MAENSESNSKNVDVRPKTSRSRSADRKDGYVWSGKKLSWSKKSESCSDAETVSAIEKSEVPLRSQERKHSCSSIELDLDHSCGHRFLGRSLKQKLQDAVGQCFPIKNCSSRHSSGLPSKRKIHISELMLDKCPFPPRSDLAFRWHFIKRHTAPISPKSDEWVSTDLSQSELRDGQLKQRRNMEEVSCFSHTSVQPCVITSNNSSGRGGPGTDSIVNLASNNSIEDSDMDSDDEIITLCTSSRKRNKPKWEIDEEILQLETPPKYHTQIDYVHCLVPDLLQINNNPCYWGVMDKYAAEALLEGKPEGTFLLRDSAQEDYLFSVSFRRYSRSLHARIEQWNHNFSFDAHDPCVFHSPDITGLLEHYKDPSACMFFEPLLSTPLIRTFPFSLQHICRTVICNCTTYDGIDALPIPSSMKLYLKEYHYKSKVRVLRIDAPEQQC; via the coding sequence ATGGCAGAAAATAGTGAAAGTAATAGTAAAAACGTAGATGTAAGGCCCAAAACTAGCCGGAGTCGAAGTGCTGACAGAAAGGATGGTTATGTGTGGAGTGGAAAGAAGTTATCTTGGTCAAAAAagagtgaaagttgttcagatGCTGAAACAGTGAGTGCTATAGAAAAAAGTGAAGTTCCTTTAAGGAGCCAAGAAAGGAAGCACAGCTGTTCATCTATCGAATTGGATTTAGATCATTCCTGTGGGCATAGATTTTTAGGCCGATCTCTGAAACAGAAACTGCAAGATGCTGTGGGGCAGTGTTTTCCAATAAAGAATTGTAGTAGTCGGCACTCTTCAGGGCTTCcatctaaaagaaaaattcatatcAGTGAACTCATGTTAGATAAGTGTCCTTTCCCACCTCGATCAGATTTAGCCTTTAGGTGGCATTTTATTAAACGACACACTGCTCCTATAAGTCCCAAATCAGATGAATGGGTAAGCACAGACTTGTCTCAGAGCGAATTGAGGGATGGTCAACTAAAACAACGAAGAAACATGGAAGAGGTCAGCTGCTTCTCACATACCAGTGTTCAGCCCTGTGTCATAACCAGTAACAATTCTTCAGGTAGAGGTGGTCCTGGGACTGACTCTATAGTGAACCTGGCTTCAAATAACAGCATAGAAGATAGTGATATGGATTCAGATGATGAAATTATAACACTTTGCACAAGTTCCCGGAAAAGAAACAAACCCAAATGGGAAATTGATGAAGAAATCCTGCAACTGGAAACACCTCCCAAGTACCATACTCAGATTGATTATGTCCACTGTCTTGTACCAGACCTCCTTCAGATCAATAATAATCCATGTTACTGGGGCGTTATGGATAAATACGCAGCTGAAGCTCTACTAGAAGGAAAACCAGAGGGCACCTTTTTACTGCGAGATTCAGCACAGGAAGACTATTTATTCTCCGTTAGTTTTAGACGCTATAGTCGTTCTCTTCACGCTAGAATTGAACAGTGGAATCACAACTTTAGCTTTGATGCACATGATCCTTGTGTCTTCCATTCGCCTGACATTACTGGGCTCCTAGAGCATTATAAGGACCCGAGTGCCTGTATGTTCTTCGAACCACTTTTATCCACTCCTTTAATTCGGACTTTCCCCTTTTCCCTGCAGCATATATGCAGAACAGTTATTTGTAACTGTACAACTTACGATGGCATTGATGCCCTTCCAATTCCTTCTTCCATGAAATTATATCTGAAGGAATATCACTATAAGTCAAAAGTTAGAGTACTCAGGATTGATGCACCAGAACAGCAATGCTAG
- the MAPK1IP1L gene encoding MAPK-interacting and spindle-stabilizing protein-like → MSDEFSLADALPENSPAKTSAVSNTKPGQPPQGWPGSNPWNNPSAPPAVPSGLPPSATPSPVPFGPTPTGMYPSVPPTGPPPGPPAPFPPSGPSCPPPGGPYPGPGPTGPYPTPNMPFPELPRPYGAPTDPAAAGPLGPWGSMSSGPWAPGMGGQYPTPNMPYPSPGPYPAPPPPQAPGAAPPVPWGTVPPGAWGPPAPYPAPAGSYPTPGLYPTPNNPFQVPSGPSGAPPMPGGPHSYH, encoded by the exons ATGTCTGATGAATTTTCG TTGGCAGATGCGCTACCTGAAAACTCCCCTGCCAAAACCTCTGCTGTGAGCAATACAAAACCCGGCCAACCTCCTCAAGGCTGGCCAGGTTCCAACCCCTGGAATAACCCAAGTGCTCCACCTGCTGTGCCATCTGGACTCCCGCCAAGTGCAACACCCTCCCCCGTGCCTTTTGGACCAACGCCAACAGGGATGTACCCCTCCGTGCCTCCCACCGGACCGCCTCCGGGACCCCCGgctccctttcctccttctgGACCCTCGTGCCCCCCACCTGGGGGTCCTTATCCAGGCCCTGGCCCCACTGGGCCATATCCTACACCAAATATGCCCTTTCCTGAGCTTCCAAGACCATATGGTGCACCCACAGATCCAGCTGCAGCTGGTCCTTTAGGTCCATGGGGATCCATGTCTTCTGGACCCTGGGCACCAGGAATGGGGGGGCAGTATCCCACCCCCAATATGCCATATCCGTCTCCAGGGCCATACcccgctcctcctcctccccaggcaCCAGGGGCGGCCCCACCTGTTCCGTGGGGCACTGTGCCACCAGGAGCCTGGGGACCACCAGCGCCATATCCTGCCCCTGCAGGATCGTATCCCACACCAGGACTCTATCCCACTCCCAATAATCCTTTTCAAGTGCCTTCAGGACCTTCTGGTGCTCCACCGATGCCTGGTGGCCCCCAT TCTTACCATTAA